A portion of the Paenibacillus marchantiae genome contains these proteins:
- a CDS encoding NUDIX hydrolase, giving the protein MNRKEISAGGVVYRTGEDGKLQIQLIVDRYGKTTLAKGKMEDGETVEQTALREILEETGMVGRIVEPVDIISYTYQHAEFGPVDKEVHYYLVEAESGDLQPQIEEIKGVDWYAPEEAWSRQQHSGYDNNDDILRVALNKLGINV; this is encoded by the coding sequence ATGAACAGAAAAGAAATTTCGGCAGGCGGAGTCGTCTACCGCACGGGAGAAGACGGAAAGCTTCAAATTCAACTGATTGTAGATCGCTACGGCAAAACGACTCTCGCCAAGGGCAAAATGGAAGATGGAGAAACGGTGGAACAGACCGCGCTGCGTGAGATTCTGGAAGAGACAGGCATGGTCGGCCGAATAGTAGAACCCGTCGATATCATTTCCTATACGTATCAGCATGCAGAGTTTGGTCCGGTGGACAAGGAAGTTCATTATTATCTCGTTGAAGCGGAAAGCGGCGACCTGCAGCCTCAGATTGAAGAAATCAAAGGTGTGGATTGGTACGCTCCTGAAGAAGCTTGGTCTAGACAGCAGCATAGTGGATACGATAATAACGATGACATTTTACGAGTGGCGCTGAACAAATTAGGCATTAACGTATAG
- the mtaB gene encoding tRNA (N(6)-L-threonylcarbamoyladenosine(37)-C(2))-methylthiotransferase MtaB: protein MPSVAFYTLGCKVNFYDTEAIWQLFKNEGYDQVDFDEQTADVYLINTCTVTNTGDKKSRQIIRRAIRRNPDAIVAVTGCYAQTSPAEILDIPGVDLVIGTQDRDKILPYVNEIQESRQPVNAVRNIMKTRVFEEMDVPDFADRTRAFLKIQDGCNNFCTFCIIPWSRGLSRSREANSIIQQAHQLVHAGYKEIVLTGIHTGGYGDDMENYDLTDLLWDLDKVEGLERIRISSIEASQIDDRMLDVIKRSDKLVRHFHIPLQAGDDTVLKRMRRKYTTEEFYNKMLRIREAMPDVAITTDVIVGFPGETDEMFRNGYELMKKIGFSEMHVFPYSKRTGTPAARMEDQVDEEVKNARVHELIDLSEQMQLAYAKQFVGQVLDVIPEGEAKGREGSGKLHGYSDNYIQLVFDGSMDMVGKVCRVKVTEAGVNESQATLVRVLEENLKSAAM, encoded by the coding sequence ATGCCATCCGTGGCGTTTTACACCTTAGGCTGCAAAGTTAATTTTTATGATACAGAGGCGATTTGGCAATTGTTCAAAAACGAAGGATACGATCAGGTAGACTTTGACGAACAGACAGCGGATGTATACTTGATTAATACTTGTACAGTAACCAATACCGGCGACAAAAAGAGCCGCCAGATTATCCGTCGTGCCATTCGGCGCAACCCGGATGCGATTGTAGCCGTTACAGGCTGTTATGCGCAAACTTCTCCGGCAGAGATTTTGGACATCCCTGGTGTGGATCTTGTTATCGGTACACAGGATCGGGACAAAATTTTGCCATATGTCAATGAAATTCAGGAATCACGTCAGCCCGTCAATGCTGTGCGCAACATCATGAAAACGCGGGTATTTGAAGAGATGGACGTACCGGATTTTGCCGATCGTACCCGTGCATTTCTGAAAATTCAGGATGGCTGCAATAACTTCTGTACGTTCTGCATTATTCCGTGGTCACGTGGACTTTCCCGTAGCCGGGAAGCAAATAGCATCATCCAACAGGCTCATCAACTGGTGCACGCCGGGTACAAGGAAATTGTCCTGACAGGCATTCATACTGGTGGATACGGGGATGACATGGAGAATTACGATCTGACGGATCTCCTATGGGACTTGGACAAAGTTGAAGGCCTGGAGCGTATTCGGATCAGTTCGATCGAAGCCAGTCAGATTGATGATCGGATGCTGGATGTGATCAAACGTTCAGACAAACTCGTACGCCACTTCCACATTCCGCTGCAAGCGGGCGATGATACCGTACTGAAACGTATGCGCCGTAAATATACGACCGAAGAGTTTTACAATAAAATGCTTCGCATTCGGGAAGCGATGCCGGATGTAGCGATCACAACTGACGTTATTGTTGGGTTCCCGGGTGAGACGGATGAGATGTTCCGTAATGGCTACGAGTTGATGAAAAAAATTGGTTTTTCCGAAATGCACGTATTCCCATATTCCAAGCGTACCGGAACACCGGCAGCACGTATGGAAGATCAGGTGGATGAAGAAGTCAAAAATGCACGCGTGCATGAACTGATTGATCTATCCGAGCAAATGCAACTGGCATACGCCAAGCAGTTTGTGGGACAAGTACTGGATGTCATTCCTGAAGGTGAAGCCAAGGGCCGTGAAGGCAGTGGTAAACTGCACGGTTACAGTGACAACTACATTCAGCTGGTCTTTGATGGTTCGATGGATATGGTCGGCAAGGTATGCCGTGTCAAAGTGACCGAAGCGGGTGTGAATGAAAGCCAGGCTACGCTGGTTCGTGTGTTGGAAGAAAATCTCAAGTCCGCAGCGATGTAA
- a CDS encoding 16S rRNA (uracil(1498)-N(3))-methyltransferase, whose amino-acid sequence MQRYFVSAEQFNEHSVVITGDDARHIGKVMRGKPGDKLIVSDGNSKEALVEIESIEAQQVTANIVEPLEMDHEARIRVTVAQSLPKGDKMETVIQRCTEIGAVSFVPFLSERTIVQYDAKKEGKRLERWRKIAKEAAEQSHRNRIPSVEQPLSWKGLLSSFEGYSLVCYCYEKENGKQLRDALKPFVEQLAPGASAEVLIVVGPEGGFSERETIEADQAGAVSVGLGKRILRAETAGMAALTCVLYESGEMGGM is encoded by the coding sequence ATGCAGCGTTATTTTGTATCTGCAGAACAGTTTAATGAACATTCCGTAGTCATCACGGGTGATGATGCGCGCCATATCGGCAAAGTGATGCGTGGTAAACCTGGAGATAAACTGATTGTCAGTGACGGAAACTCCAAAGAAGCTTTGGTGGAGATTGAAAGCATCGAAGCCCAGCAAGTAACAGCGAATATTGTGGAACCTCTCGAAATGGACCATGAAGCACGGATACGTGTAACCGTGGCTCAGAGCTTGCCAAAAGGCGATAAGATGGAGACGGTCATCCAAAGATGTACAGAGATCGGAGCAGTTTCCTTTGTTCCTTTCCTGTCTGAGCGTACGATTGTGCAATATGATGCCAAGAAAGAAGGCAAACGGTTGGAGCGGTGGCGGAAAATCGCCAAGGAAGCCGCTGAACAAAGCCATCGGAACCGCATTCCATCCGTCGAGCAGCCACTTTCCTGGAAAGGGCTGCTATCTTCTTTTGAGGGCTACAGTCTGGTATGTTATTGTTATGAAAAGGAAAACGGCAAGCAATTAAGAGACGCATTGAAGCCGTTTGTGGAGCAACTTGCACCTGGTGCGAGTGCTGAAGTGTTGATCGTTGTTGGACCTGAGGGTGGATTCTCGGAGAGGGAAACGATTGAAGCCGATCAGGCGGGTGCTGTATCCGTTGGACTGGGCAAACGCATCTTGCGGGCCGAGACAGCTGGAATGGCGGCGCTAACTTGCGTCTTATATGAATCCGGAGAAATGGGGGGAATGTAA
- a CDS encoding site-2 protease family protein yields MDLNSFFRYPLDQLPFFLLTILIAFTVHEFSHAYFANKFGDPTAKLLGRVTLNPVVHFDLFGVLLLVIAGFGWARPVPVNRANFDKPRLMGVIVSAAGPLSNLLLAIIGTIIYASLVGSGALGSIENERLLTAISMFFSIFNLTNFFLFLFNLIPLPPLDGYRILEDVLPPSISRKLQGVEQWSIFIFLLILVIPPLQNVTIQPLYEFAQTMYVDLAKLIIELYR; encoded by the coding sequence ATGGATTTAAACTCGTTTTTTCGTTATCCACTGGATCAACTTCCGTTTTTCCTGTTGACGATCCTGATTGCTTTTACGGTCCATGAATTCTCTCATGCCTATTTTGCCAACAAATTCGGTGATCCAACAGCCAAGCTGCTAGGCCGGGTTACCCTCAATCCGGTCGTACACTTTGACTTGTTTGGGGTGCTATTGCTCGTTATTGCTGGCTTCGGTTGGGCACGACCCGTTCCAGTTAATCGGGCGAACTTTGACAAACCAAGATTGATGGGTGTTATCGTCTCTGCAGCAGGGCCACTAAGCAATCTGCTACTTGCGATTATTGGTACAATTATTTACGCTTCATTGGTTGGTTCAGGAGCGCTGGGGAGTATAGAAAATGAGCGATTGCTCACAGCGATATCCATGTTTTTCTCTATTTTTAACCTGACGAACTTTTTCTTGTTTCTGTTTAACCTTATACCGTTGCCACCCCTGGATGGTTATCGGATTCTTGAAGACGTATTGCCACCATCTATCAGTCGCAAGCTGCAAGGAGTGGAGCAATGGTCGATTTTTATCTTCCTGCTGATTTTGGTTATACCTCCGCTGCAAAATGTGACGATTCAACCGTTGTATGAGTTTGCACAAACGATGTATGTGGATCTGGCAAAACTAATCATTGAATTATATCGATAA
- the prmA gene encoding 50S ribosomal protein L11 methyltransferase, which produces MLWHELTIHTTEEAVEMISNFLHEAGAGGVSIEESGTLNKKRDTTYGELYESPLNDIPEGFAVIKGYFSEGTDMDALQSEVSPRIAQLSEFDIQTGEVRFETRTVDENDWANAWKQYFKPVRVSERLTIKPTWEEYTPESPNEKIIELDPGMAFGTGTHPTTSLCLRTLESVIQGGEEVIDVGTGSGILAIGAVHLGAKHVLALDLDPVAVASAKENVELNGLAQQITVKESDLLSVLGSQDPALGVKLPVKVIVANILAEIIMLFVDDVYHALESGGVYITSGIWKNKEQLVHDALVASGFEISSVHRDEDWIAFVARKR; this is translated from the coding sequence ATGTTATGGCATGAACTAACAATACATACCACAGAAGAAGCTGTGGAGATGATTTCGAATTTTTTACATGAAGCGGGTGCTGGAGGGGTCTCGATTGAAGAGTCCGGTACTTTAAATAAAAAACGGGATACGACGTATGGCGAATTGTACGAGTCTCCTTTGAATGATATTCCTGAAGGCTTTGCGGTCATTAAAGGATACTTCTCCGAAGGTACGGACATGGACGCATTGCAATCTGAAGTGAGTCCACGCATTGCGCAGCTTTCCGAATTCGATATCCAAACGGGTGAGGTTCGTTTTGAGACTCGAACAGTGGATGAAAATGACTGGGCGAACGCCTGGAAACAATATTTCAAGCCAGTACGTGTCTCGGAACGTCTAACCATTAAACCGACATGGGAAGAGTATACGCCGGAAAGCCCAAATGAGAAAATTATTGAGCTTGATCCAGGCATGGCGTTTGGTACGGGAACACATCCAACCACTTCGCTTTGTCTACGTACACTGGAATCGGTCATTCAGGGTGGCGAGGAAGTCATCGACGTAGGTACAGGCTCTGGCATCTTGGCCATTGGAGCTGTTCATCTCGGTGCAAAACATGTGTTGGCGCTTGACCTCGATCCGGTTGCGGTAGCAAGTGCCAAAGAAAATGTAGAACTGAATGGGCTGGCACAACAAATTACGGTGAAAGAGAGTGATTTGCTGTCTGTTCTGGGCAGTCAGGACCCTGCGCTGGGCGTGAAGCTTCCGGTGAAAGTTATTGTTGCCAATATTTTGGCCGAAATTATTATGCTATTTGTGGATGATGTCTATCATGCGCTTGAGTCTGGCGGTGTTTATATTACTTCAGGCATTTGGAAAAATAAAGAGCAGCTTGTCCATGATGCGCTCGTTGCTTCCGGCTTCGAAATAAGTTCGGTTCATCGCGATGAGGACTGGATCGCGTTTGTGGCCAGAAAGAGGTAA
- a CDS encoding YfhD family protein: MAEHERPGKILTKTEKMKRMQSAKNEDVEFSAEAADHEDIEALRRSEAADRRQGREIHD, translated from the coding sequence ATGGCAGAACATGAACGTCCAGGCAAGATTTTAACGAAAACGGAAAAGATGAAGCGGATGCAGTCCGCCAAAAATGAGGATGTGGAATTCAGTGCCGAAGCTGCGGATCATGAAGATATAGAGGCTTTGCGCCGCAGTGAAGCGGCCGATCGTCGTCAGGGTCGGGAGATTCATGACTGA
- the dnaJ gene encoding molecular chaperone DnaJ codes for MAEKRDYYEVLGVGKNASDEEIKKAYRKLARQYHPDVNKAADAEAKFKEVKEAYDVVSDGQKRAQYDQYGHIDPNQGGFGGGGDFGGGGFGDIFDMFFGGGGGRRDPNAPQRGNDLQYTMTIEFKEAVFGKETDITIPRTEGCDTCHGSGAKPGTKPETCSVCQGSGQQEVVQNTPFGRMVNRRACSNCNGSGQIIKEKCTTCSGSGKVRKQRKIHVRIPAGVDDGAQLRMTGEGEGGLRGGPAGDLYIVIRVKSHDFFEREGDDIYCEIPLTFAQAALGDEIEIPTLSEKVKLKVPAGTQTGTYFRLKGKGVPRLRGMGQGDQHVKVVVVTPSKLNDEQKDLLRQIAALDGEQTHEHEQSFFDRVKRAFRGD; via the coding sequence GTGGCTGAAAAACGTGATTATTATGAGGTACTCGGCGTCGGCAAAAATGCCAGCGACGAGGAAATCAAAAAGGCATACCGCAAGCTTGCCCGTCAGTATCACCCTGACGTAAACAAGGCTGCTGACGCGGAAGCCAAGTTTAAGGAAGTTAAAGAAGCTTATGATGTGGTCAGTGACGGCCAGAAGCGGGCGCAGTATGATCAATACGGTCATATTGATCCAAATCAGGGCGGATTCGGCGGCGGTGGCGATTTTGGCGGCGGCGGCTTTGGCGACATCTTCGATATGTTCTTTGGCGGTGGCGGTGGACGACGTGATCCAAATGCTCCGCAACGGGGGAACGATCTGCAATACACCATGACGATTGAGTTCAAGGAAGCGGTATTTGGTAAGGAAACTGACATTACCATTCCTCGTACCGAAGGCTGTGATACTTGTCATGGCTCAGGTGCGAAACCGGGAACCAAACCAGAAACCTGTTCCGTCTGCCAAGGTAGTGGTCAACAGGAAGTGGTTCAAAATACACCGTTTGGCCGTATGGTCAACCGTCGTGCTTGTTCGAACTGTAATGGTTCGGGACAAATTATCAAGGAAAAATGTACTACGTGCAGCGGCAGCGGTAAAGTACGTAAACAACGCAAAATTCATGTTCGCATTCCAGCGGGTGTAGATGATGGCGCTCAATTGCGTATGACTGGTGAAGGTGAAGGTGGTCTGCGCGGAGGACCAGCAGGAGATCTGTATATTGTCATCCGTGTGAAATCACATGATTTCTTCGAGCGTGAAGGCGATGATATCTATTGCGAAATTCCGCTTACCTTCGCTCAGGCAGCATTGGGAGATGAGATTGAAATTCCAACGCTGTCCGAGAAAGTGAAGCTGAAAGTACCTGCCGGTACACAGACAGGAACGTATTTCCGTCTCAAAGGCAAAGGCGTACCACGCCTGCGCGGTATGGGGCAAGGGGATCAGCATGTGAAAGTCGTTGTAGTTACGCCTAGCAAGCTGAATGACGAGCAGAAAGATCTGCTTCGCCAAATTGCTGCGCTGGATGGAGAACAAACTCATGAGCATGAGCAATCCTTTTTTGACCGGGTGAAACGGGCATTCCGTGGAGACTGA